A segment of the Acidobacteriota bacterium genome:
GTCACGCGACACGCTCCAGCTTCATCGCCTGGACACGCGCCAACAGCCAATCAGGCGGCGTCCAGAGGCCTTGGGCGCCACGAACCTCCAAAGGCTCGGACAGCTTGCGCACGTTCTCCAGAACCCAGCACCACGGGCCGTTGGCGTGCTCGTGGCGATAGAGCTTGCGCCACGGTCCCCACTTATCGTCTTCGCGGGCCGTGCCGGTCTTCGGCAGGCAGGCCGAAAGCCGGGCGATTCCCACGACGGCGCCGAAGCGCATCCCGGGGAACTCGTCAAGGTCGAACCCTTCCATCCATTCCTTCGAAAGGCCGGCGTGGATCAGCAGCTCACCGCGGTAGTGCGTTGCCCAGGTGCGGTTCTCGATGGGCTTCAAGCCGCGGAGAATCAGCTCCGGGAATGGTTGGCAGATTGTCAGGGCCTTCGTGGGCATGATCACGCCGTTGCCTTCACCTTTCCGCAGTCACACGGCGCCCAATGCCCGCAGGCATCGACGTCGGCGTGGTCAATCAGATCAGCGGCATCAGCGGCCCGAACTAGCAGTTGGGCGAGCTTCCTCGCCTCGTCCGGAAACAGAATCGCCCTTTCGCGGCCAACTTCGAAGTCGACGAACGTCGGGTAGTAGCGGTTGCCGCGGCGCTGGACTCGATGGTTGTCGTCGCTCATCGGCACTTCGGGTTGAACGCTGACGCGCACCTCATCGACCAGCGCGATCGCTGTTTCCGAAAACACGGTTTCCTTGGTCCACCAGGTGGCCTTGCCCTCACGCGCCGGAAGGTTCTTGCGGCAAACGCAGGGCTCCGTGGAGTAGCCGCTAACCAGCACGTCGCAGCCCTTCACCTTGGAGGCGACTACATAGGCCCCGGTGCCTTCGCAGACGCAGGTGGTCTGGATTGCGTCGAAGGTCCGCCATGAAGCGTTCATGCTCGCAACCTCGGCTTCTCTTCGTAGACGCCAGGCCACGAATAGAGATTGACGGGCTTGGTTTCAGTCTTCGCTGGGCCTGCGGGCGTAGATCCGGTTGCGAGGTGTAGCCGACGATCGCGCCGATCGATCGTCCAGCCTGGCGTCTCGTAGCCGCAGAGCAGGCACTGCTGGAACAGCCGCGAGTCGGTTCGGGCTCGATACAGCTCGTGGCCACCATGAAGGGCCCAGCACGTCGCGTGACGGAGTCGGCGGACGACGCTGGCGGCGAACATCAAACAACGTTCGAGGACGTCAAGCATTACGGGCCTCCTGATCATCGAGTTCGGCGACGCGGTTGTCGCAATAGCCGCTCATGCGGCGGTGGATGTCGGCGAGCTGCTGGTGACGCACCGATCGCCAGTCGTGGTAGTCGGAAAGCAGGTCAAGCCACCAGCGCAGCAGGGCGGCCTTCACAGGTCACCCGATTCGTTGTCCTTGCGGGTCCAGATGTAGCCGGCGACGGCAAGAAGCCCCAAGCCAATGCCCAACCCGATCGCGACGATGGTTTCGGTCATGAATGCCTCCCGAGGGCTTCGTTGGCGGCCGCAATGGACTCGGGCGAGAAGACGCGCAGCATGGTTTCCTTGGCCGCGAGGTCACCCGATGGCCGATGAACCGGCTGAAACCCGTTCCGGCCGAGATACCGTATGAACACGACGTTGCCGCGCTGTTCGGCCTCGAGGTTCAGCGTGGCGTGCCGACGGGCGCCATTCGCCAAATACAGGGCCTCACGGTGCCCTTCGCACTCGACTGGCACCCACAGGCCGGGGGAACGCTTCGCGGCCAGGTAGGCCGGCTGGCGGTCCGCACGGGGCGGTGCGCACGGCGACTGGATCGGCGGCAGCGTCTTGACGGGCGGGAGGATCTTCATGCCATTACCTCCCAACGCAGTTTGTCTTGGAGCGGGGAGAGGCCCTCAACTCGCGGACGAGACGGGCAGGACCAGGAACGGCCCTTCACCTCGGCGACACATTTGAAGCCTGACGCCTTTAGTGAGAGCCCGGACTCGTTGGAGCCGATGTAGGTGATCAGCTTCGTGTAGCCCAGCGCGAAGGCAGCGCGGGCACATGCCCCGTAAAGGGCGCTACAGGCATTCCTTGTGCCGTCGGTGCAGTTGCGAGTGACCTCAAGTGTCCATCCGTCGTCCAAGCCACGGGCGTTCGGACGGCCGACGA
Coding sequences within it:
- a CDS encoding ASCH domain-containing protein — protein: MPTKALTICQPFPELILRGLKPIENRTWATHYRGELLIHAGLSKEWMEGFDLDEFPGMRFGAVVGIARLSACLPKTGTAREDDKWGPWRKLYRHEHANGPWCWVLENVRKLSEPLEVRGAQGLWTPPDWLLARVQAMKLERVA